In the Leifsonia sp. 466MF genome, one interval contains:
- a CDS encoding TfoX/Sxy family protein yields MHVPRPSKETEELFRSVVPEAPDVRIRPMFANLAAFVNGNMFAGLFGDQVGVRLPDQAVRDELLAIDGAGPYGPPERPMGGYVAMPEAWKSEPDRLREWIGVALDQVRAMPPKAPRGAAAK; encoded by the coding sequence ATGCACGTTCCGCGCCCGTCGAAGGAGACCGAGGAGTTGTTCCGCTCGGTGGTGCCTGAGGCGCCCGATGTGCGCATCCGGCCGATGTTCGCCAACCTGGCCGCGTTCGTGAACGGCAACATGTTCGCCGGGCTGTTCGGCGACCAGGTCGGGGTGCGGCTTCCCGACCAGGCGGTGCGCGACGAGCTGCTGGCGATCGACGGCGCCGGCCCGTACGGACCGCCGGAGCGGCCCATGGGCGGGTACGTCGCGATGCCGGAGGCGTGGAAGTCGGAGCCCGACCGGCTGCGCGAGTGGATCGGCGTGGCGCTGGATCAGGTCCGGGCGATGCCGCCGAAGGCTCCGCGGGGTGCCGCGGCGAAGTGA
- the purQ gene encoding phosphoribosylformylglycinamidine synthase subunit PurQ has translation MRIGVITFPGSLDDRDALRAVRLAGAEPVALWHGEHDLQGVDALVLPGGFSYGDYLRCGAIASLSPIMTEVVDAAEKGMPVLGICNGFQMLAEAHLVAGGLIRNDHGTFIRRDQHLTVENTQTPWTSGFEQGQEIVIPLKNGEGGFIASAEELARLEGEGLVVFRYKDVNPNGSLDDIAGVRNERGNVVGLMPHPEHAVEPGFGPDTPDAMRSGTDGLTFFTSVIRSALVEA, from the coding sequence ATGCGCATCGGCGTCATCACCTTCCCCGGCTCGCTCGACGACCGCGACGCACTGCGCGCGGTCCGTCTCGCCGGTGCCGAGCCGGTCGCGCTCTGGCACGGCGAGCACGACCTGCAGGGCGTCGACGCCCTCGTGCTGCCGGGCGGCTTCAGCTACGGCGACTACCTGCGCTGCGGTGCCATCGCCTCCCTCTCGCCGATCATGACCGAGGTCGTGGATGCGGCCGAGAAGGGGATGCCCGTGCTGGGCATCTGCAACGGCTTCCAGATGCTGGCGGAGGCACACCTCGTCGCCGGCGGGCTGATCCGCAACGACCACGGCACCTTCATCCGGCGCGACCAGCACCTCACGGTCGAGAACACGCAGACGCCGTGGACGAGCGGCTTCGAGCAGGGCCAGGAGATCGTCATCCCGCTGAAGAACGGCGAGGGCGGCTTCATCGCGTCGGCCGAAGAACTCGCACGACTCGAGGGCGAAGGCCTCGTCGTCTTCCGCTACAAGGACGTCAACCCGAACGGCTCGCTCGACGACATCGCCGGTGTCCGCAACGAGCGCGGCAACGTGGTCGGCCTCATGCCGCACCCGGAGCACGCGGTCGAGCCCGGCTTCGGCCCGGACACCCCCGACGCGATGCGCTCGGGCACGGACGGCCTCACCTTCTTCACGTCCGTCATCCGCTCGGCGCTCGTCGAGGCGTAA
- the purS gene encoding phosphoribosylformylglycinamidine synthase subunit PurS yields MPTIVVEVMPKAELLDPQGKAVAGALARTGRGVVSGVRVGKRFELTVDGPIDDAVRATVQEIADEILSNSVIEDVVGIHYPAEVDA; encoded by the coding sequence GTGCCGACGATCGTTGTTGAAGTGATGCCCAAGGCTGAGCTGCTCGACCCGCAGGGGAAGGCGGTCGCCGGAGCGCTCGCCCGCACCGGTCGCGGTGTCGTCAGCGGGGTGCGTGTCGGCAAGCGTTTCGAGCTGACCGTCGACGGCCCCATCGACGACGCGGTCCGCGCGACGGTGCAGGAGATCGCGGACGAGATCCTGTCCAACTCCGTGATCGAAGACGTGGTGGGCATCCACTACCCGGCCGAGGTGGACGCCTGA
- a CDS encoding PaaX family transcriptional regulator codes for MTELATRVVRDDPEAASGSATALLRTVVGSVLRPIGGWMSAAGAVRLMDALGVPAATARSSLARLCARGVLRREPQDGVAGYALDPAAVPMLERGDARIFGERVEASRWLLLSLSFPERARGSRDRLRRRLAALGCGTVADGLWIAPAALEAELTSAVSTTSADVHPSGSPVVAMFADAAPRGDLAAGLARWYDLPAIRAAHESFLARFGDLPHPLDDAQAFATWMRALDEWRVIPYRDPGLPAAALGPDWPGAASAELFRRLRADLEERAVAHAAAVAAPDRIPVSAR; via the coding sequence ATGACTGAGCTCGCCACTCGCGTCGTCCGCGACGACCCCGAGGCCGCCAGCGGCAGCGCGACGGCGCTGCTGCGCACCGTGGTGGGCAGCGTCCTGCGCCCGATCGGAGGCTGGATGAGCGCGGCGGGAGCCGTCCGGCTCATGGATGCGCTCGGCGTGCCCGCGGCGACCGCCCGGTCGAGCCTGGCGCGGCTGTGCGCGCGGGGCGTCCTGCGGCGGGAGCCCCAGGACGGCGTCGCCGGGTACGCCCTCGATCCCGCCGCCGTTCCGATGCTGGAGCGCGGGGACGCCCGCATCTTCGGCGAGCGCGTGGAGGCATCCCGCTGGCTGCTGCTCTCGCTGTCCTTCCCGGAGCGGGCCCGCGGTTCGCGTGACCGGTTGCGCCGCCGCCTCGCCGCGCTCGGCTGCGGCACCGTCGCCGACGGCCTGTGGATCGCGCCAGCGGCGCTGGAGGCGGAGCTGACCTCCGCCGTGTCAACGACGTCGGCCGACGTGCACCCGTCCGGCTCGCCGGTCGTGGCGATGTTCGCGGATGCCGCCCCGCGCGGAGACCTCGCCGCCGGTCTCGCCCGCTGGTACGACCTCCCGGCCATCCGCGCCGCGCACGAGTCGTTCCTCGCGCGGTTCGGCGACCTGCCGCATCCCCTCGACGACGCCCAGGCGTTCGCCACGTGGATGCGCGCCCTCGACGAGTGGCGCGTGATCCCGTACCGCGATCCCGGGCTCCCTGCGGCAGCACTCGGGCCGGACTGGCCGGGCGCCGCCTCCGCGGAACTGTTCCGCCGGCTCCGCGCAGACCTGGAGGAGCGCGCGGTCGCCCATGCCGCAGCTGTCGCGGCACCGGACCGCATCCCCGTCTCCGCACGGTAG
- a CDS encoding kynureninase: protein MTDFDIAPPAALSPDPLTAARALDAADPLAAFRTRFAGIDDGTSAVTAYFDGNSLGRPTRASIERIQRFLVEGWGDRLIRGWDEEWMELPFAIGDDLGRAALGAAPGQTFIGDSTTVLLYKLARAAVDSLPERSEIVLDTDNFPTDRYLLDGIARERGLRLVWIEADTEAGVTPEQVAAVVGPQTALVVLSHVAYRSGFLAELHTITRIVHDAGALVLWDLCHSAGSVPIQLDEAGVDLAVGCTYKYLNGGPGSPAFGYVNARLIPRLTQPIQGWMGAGDVFLMGPEYVPADNIRRFLSGTPPIVGMLAMRDTVAMIEEAGMDAVRAKSVALTEFTVALADEWLTPLGVTLASPRDPERRGGHITLSHPAMREVTALLWQRDVIPDYRDPDGLRVGLSPLSTSFEEVCAGMAAVRDALGELTHD from the coding sequence ATGACCGACTTCGACATCGCCCCTCCCGCCGCCCTGTCGCCCGATCCGCTGACCGCTGCCCGCGCCCTGGATGCGGCCGACCCGCTTGCGGCCTTCCGCACCCGTTTCGCCGGCATCGACGACGGCACGAGCGCGGTGACCGCCTACTTCGACGGCAACTCGCTCGGCCGCCCGACGCGCGCGAGCATCGAGCGCATCCAGCGCTTCCTCGTCGAGGGGTGGGGCGACCGGCTCATCCGCGGGTGGGACGAGGAGTGGATGGAGCTGCCGTTCGCCATCGGCGACGACCTGGGGCGTGCGGCGCTCGGCGCAGCGCCGGGCCAGACCTTCATCGGCGACTCGACCACGGTCCTCCTCTACAAGCTGGCCCGAGCGGCCGTCGACAGCCTCCCGGAGCGCAGCGAGATCGTGCTCGACACAGACAACTTCCCGACCGACCGCTACCTGCTCGACGGCATCGCGCGCGAGCGCGGGCTGCGCCTGGTGTGGATCGAGGCGGACACCGAGGCGGGGGTGACGCCGGAGCAGGTCGCTGCGGTCGTCGGACCGCAGACCGCCCTCGTCGTGCTCAGCCACGTCGCCTACCGGTCCGGCTTCCTGGCCGAGCTGCACACGATCACGCGCATCGTCCACGATGCGGGCGCGCTGGTGCTGTGGGACCTCTGCCACTCCGCCGGGTCGGTGCCGATCCAGCTCGACGAGGCGGGAGTCGACCTCGCCGTCGGCTGCACGTACAAGTACCTCAACGGCGGCCCCGGCTCGCCCGCCTTCGGCTACGTGAACGCGCGGCTCATCCCGCGCCTCACCCAGCCGATCCAGGGGTGGATGGGCGCCGGCGACGTCTTCCTGATGGGCCCGGAATACGTGCCGGCCGACAACATCCGGCGCTTCCTCAGCGGAACACCTCCCATCGTCGGGATGCTCGCGATGCGCGACACCGTCGCGATGATCGAGGAGGCCGGGATGGACGCGGTGCGGGCCAAGTCGGTCGCACTGACGGAGTTCACGGTCGCCCTCGCCGACGAGTGGCTGACCCCGCTCGGAGTGACCCTCGCGTCGCCGCGCGACCCGGAGCGCCGCGGCGGTCACATCACGCTCAGCCACCCGGCCATGCGCGAGGTCACGGCACTGCTGTGGCAGCGCGACGTCATCCCCGACTACCGCGATCCGGACGGACTGCGCGTCGGCCTCTCGCCGCTCAGCACCAGCTTCGAGGAGGTCTGCGCCGGGATGGCCGCGGTGCGCGACGCCCTCGGCGAGCTGACCCATGACTGA
- the kynA gene encoding tryptophan 2,3-dioxygenase: MADGDNTREFDPDIVTDFRERMSYGSYLELDTLLSAQRPVSRPEHHDELLFIIQHQTTELWLKLVLHELESARDLLRADDLSPALKRIARVKHIQRTLTEQWSVLATLTPTEYAEFRGFLGNSSGFQSYQYRAVEFVLGNKNRRMLSVFESDPVAHALLAQLLDAPSIYDEFLRYLARAGFAVPTSLLERDVTQAHVFTPELVPVFREIYEHANDHWPEYEACEEFVDLEDNFQLWRFRHLKTVQRTIGMKTGTGGSTGAAFLQKALELTFFPELYAVRTEIGAPA; encoded by the coding sequence ATGGCCGACGGCGACAACACCCGAGAGTTCGATCCCGACATCGTCACCGACTTCCGGGAGCGGATGTCGTACGGCTCCTACCTGGAGCTCGACACGCTGCTCAGCGCGCAGCGACCGGTGAGCCGCCCGGAGCATCACGACGAACTGCTGTTCATCATCCAGCACCAGACGACGGAGCTGTGGCTGAAGCTCGTGCTCCACGAACTCGAGTCGGCGCGCGACCTTCTGCGCGCCGACGACCTCTCGCCGGCACTCAAGCGCATCGCCCGCGTGAAGCACATCCAGCGCACGCTCACCGAGCAGTGGTCGGTGCTCGCGACGCTCACCCCGACCGAGTACGCGGAGTTCCGGGGCTTCCTCGGCAACTCGTCCGGCTTCCAGTCGTACCAGTACCGCGCCGTCGAGTTCGTGCTCGGCAACAAGAACCGCCGCATGCTGAGCGTCTTCGAGAGCGACCCGGTCGCCCACGCCCTCCTCGCGCAGCTGTTGGATGCGCCCAGCATCTACGACGAGTTCCTGCGCTACCTGGCGCGGGCCGGTTTCGCCGTGCCGACCTCGCTGCTGGAGCGGGACGTCACACAGGCGCACGTCTTCACCCCGGAGCTGGTACCGGTGTTCCGCGAGATCTACGAGCACGCCAACGACCATTGGCCCGAGTACGAGGCCTGCGAGGAGTTCGTCGACCTGGAGGACAACTTCCAGCTCTGGCGCTTCCGCCATCTGAAGACCGTGCAGCGCACCATCGGCATGAAGACCGGGACCGGCGGGTCGACGGGAGCCGCGTTCCTGCAGAAGGCGCTCGAACTCACGTTCTTCCCCGAGCTCTACGCCGTCCGCACCGAGATCGGAGCGCCCGCATGA
- a CDS encoding PhzF family phenazine biosynthesis protein: MDVRFFWVDVFADTALTGNPLPLVPSADALTTAQLKAIAREFNQSETTFLVAPTSPGADHRLRSFTPAGVEVGGAGHNAMGAWIWLAGSGTLPGDRTEFRQQIGDELLPVGVDRKPGHPPTVTMRQAPPRFLRAVDRHRELPEILALDADQVAPAPAQVVSTGVAHLLVPLKGRSAVDDAIPDTGRLAALLVSVEAEGCYIYSTGNRDDGADAYARFFNPTVGIAEDPATGTAAGPLAALLVRDGLRAPGGQVTIIQGAALGRPSRLRVTVDDDRIELSGTGLVVAEGILRL; the protein is encoded by the coding sequence GTGGATGTGCGCTTCTTCTGGGTCGACGTCTTCGCGGACACGGCACTCACGGGGAACCCGCTGCCCCTCGTGCCATCGGCAGATGCGCTCACGACGGCCCAGCTGAAGGCGATCGCGCGGGAGTTCAACCAGTCGGAGACCACGTTCCTGGTGGCGCCGACCTCGCCGGGCGCCGACCACCGTCTACGCTCCTTCACCCCGGCCGGGGTCGAAGTCGGAGGCGCCGGGCACAACGCGATGGGCGCGTGGATCTGGCTCGCGGGATCGGGGACGCTTCCCGGCGACCGCACCGAGTTCCGGCAGCAGATCGGCGACGAGTTGCTGCCTGTGGGCGTCGATCGGAAGCCCGGTCATCCGCCCACGGTCACGATGAGGCAGGCTCCGCCCCGTTTCCTTCGCGCAGTGGACCGGCATCGCGAGCTTCCGGAGATCCTCGCGCTGGATGCGGACCAGGTCGCGCCGGCCCCGGCCCAGGTGGTGTCCACCGGCGTGGCTCACCTCTTGGTCCCGCTGAAGGGGCGCTCGGCCGTCGACGACGCGATCCCGGACACCGGCCGACTGGCTGCCCTGCTGGTGTCGGTCGAAGCCGAAGGCTGCTACATCTACTCCACCGGAAATCGGGACGACGGGGCCGACGCCTATGCCCGGTTCTTCAACCCGACGGTCGGCATCGCGGAGGATCCCGCCACCGGGACCGCCGCCGGCCCGCTCGCCGCACTGCTCGTCCGCGATGGCCTGCGGGCGCCGGGCGGTCAGGTGACGATCATCCAGGGAGCGGCCCTCGGCCGCCCCAGCAGGCTGCGGGTCACCGTGGACGACGACCGGATCGAACTCTCCGGCACGGGGCTGGTCGTCGCCGAAGGGATCCTGCGGCTGTGA
- a CDS encoding TIGR03364 family FAD-dependent oxidoreductase, producing the protein MGRHYDLAVVGAGIVGLGHAVAALRRGLTVAVIDRASGVQGASVRNFGHLGITGQEGEARAYAELARELWLTLAPEAGFWLRESGSVVVARADDELAVLEEFRERRGGHDVRLLTPAEVRERVPVADGVAVGGALFPSDLQIDPREAAAAIVRWLDAHGVDFFWQTAAAGVEPGLVRTPRGRVAADAVVVAVGHDVDHLFPGIAEAHGIESCGLDMMLVEAALDLPLAAPVLTGWSLVRYSGFARTPSAEAVRERLAVEQPALAAMDVNLMFTQRPDGTLIVGDTHARGADASPFQHEEAFALLLEQTRELFGVADLRVRERWQGVYAAAPDEFLVAAPAPGVRVVSVTTGIGMTTGLGLADRVVDELFSDAPGALIPAGAARVR; encoded by the coding sequence ATGGGCAGGCACTACGACCTCGCGGTGGTCGGCGCCGGGATCGTCGGCCTCGGACATGCCGTCGCCGCGCTTCGGCGAGGACTGACCGTCGCCGTGATCGACCGGGCGTCCGGCGTGCAGGGCGCGTCCGTCCGCAACTTCGGCCATCTCGGCATCACGGGTCAGGAGGGCGAGGCTCGGGCCTACGCCGAGCTCGCCCGGGAACTGTGGCTGACCCTCGCTCCGGAGGCCGGGTTCTGGCTGCGCGAGTCCGGCAGCGTCGTGGTGGCACGGGCGGACGACGAGCTCGCCGTGCTGGAGGAGTTCCGCGAGCGGCGGGGCGGCCACGATGTCCGGCTTCTCACTCCCGCCGAGGTGCGGGAGCGCGTCCCGGTCGCCGACGGCGTCGCGGTGGGCGGCGCGCTGTTTCCCTCCGACCTGCAGATCGACCCGCGGGAGGCCGCGGCGGCGATCGTCCGCTGGCTGGATGCCCACGGCGTCGACTTCTTCTGGCAGACCGCGGCCGCCGGCGTGGAGCCGGGACTGGTCCGCACGCCCCGCGGACGCGTGGCCGCCGACGCTGTCGTCGTCGCCGTCGGGCATGACGTCGACCACCTGTTCCCGGGCATCGCGGAGGCGCACGGCATCGAGAGCTGCGGCCTGGACATGATGCTCGTAGAGGCCGCGCTCGACCTTCCCCTGGCCGCGCCGGTGCTCACCGGCTGGTCCCTGGTCCGCTACTCCGGCTTCGCCCGGACGCCCAGCGCCGAGGCTGTGCGCGAGCGGCTCGCCGTCGAGCAGCCGGCGCTGGCGGCGATGGACGTCAACCTCATGTTCACGCAGCGGCCCGACGGCACCCTGATCGTCGGCGACACGCACGCGCGCGGGGCGGATGCGTCGCCGTTCCAGCACGAGGAGGCGTTCGCCCTCCTGCTGGAGCAGACGCGCGAGCTTTTCGGCGTCGCCGACCTCAGGGTGCGGGAGCGCTGGCAGGGCGTCTACGCCGCCGCACCGGACGAGTTCCTGGTGGCCGCTCCGGCACCCGGCGTCCGGGTCGTCTCCGTCACGACCGGCATCGGGATGACCACCGGTCTCGGCCTCGCCGACCGCGTCGTCGACGAGCTCTTCTCCGACGCCCCCGGCGCGCTGATCCCCGCGGGCGCCGCCCGCGTCCGCTAG
- a CDS encoding phosphonatase-like hydrolase: protein MTPDGRITSEFDDVTVDIEPVRGGIPASAGLSDEEWDDLDDLEDGLDEGDADDRDEDDLADLELVVLDLAGTTVLDDGLVQRAFERAVDAAGLAETPEQRIAALDVVRETMGQSKLAVFRSLSADEDQAQHADAVFESTYAELIAAEGLQPVPGAEDLIRRLRATGVKVALTTGFSRRTRDVVLDALGWRDLADVTLTPAEAGRGRPYPDLPLTALLRTGASSVEGMVVVGDTASDIASGIAAGAGLVVGVLTGAHDEQTLLDAGADAVLPSVADLPELLGYEVERDTASGHGIR from the coding sequence GTGACCCCAGACGGACGCATCACCAGCGAGTTCGACGACGTGACGGTCGACATCGAGCCGGTCCGCGGCGGGATTCCTGCGTCGGCCGGGCTCTCCGACGAGGAGTGGGACGACCTGGACGACCTGGAGGACGGCCTGGACGAGGGCGACGCCGACGATCGCGATGAGGACGACCTCGCCGACCTGGAGCTGGTGGTGCTCGATCTCGCGGGCACCACCGTCCTCGACGACGGCCTCGTGCAGCGCGCGTTCGAGCGCGCCGTCGACGCCGCGGGCCTCGCGGAGACCCCGGAGCAGCGGATCGCCGCCCTCGATGTCGTCCGCGAGACAATGGGGCAGTCGAAGCTCGCGGTCTTCCGCTCGCTGAGCGCGGACGAGGACCAGGCGCAGCACGCGGACGCCGTCTTCGAGTCGACGTACGCCGAGCTGATCGCCGCGGAGGGTCTGCAGCCCGTCCCGGGCGCGGAGGACCTCATCCGCCGGTTGCGCGCGACGGGCGTCAAGGTGGCGCTGACCACCGGGTTCTCGCGGCGCACCCGCGATGTCGTCCTCGACGCCCTGGGCTGGCGCGACCTGGCCGATGTGACGCTGACGCCGGCCGAGGCAGGCCGAGGTCGCCCGTACCCCGATCTGCCGCTGACGGCCCTGCTGCGCACCGGCGCATCCAGCGTCGAGGGGATGGTCGTGGTCGGCGACACCGCGAGCGACATCGCCTCGGGGATCGCCGCGGGCGCGGGCCTCGTCGTCGGCGTGCTGACGGGCGCGCACGACGAGCAGACCCTGCTGGACGCCGGCGCCGACGCGGTGCTCCCGAGCGTCGCCGACCTGCCGGAGCTGCTGGGCTACGAGGTCGAGCGCGACACGGCATCGGGACACGGCATCCGGTGA
- a CDS encoding alcohol dehydrogenase catalytic domain-containing protein, whose translation MTIKAVTPRVVEPPARLGMGVSVYPSATAMVWPGDAHTHEAVAVPGVRLAPGDVLVEVELATVCGTDVEAVLGHRRTQAPLVLGHEQVGRVVALGRGGAKTTDGHRVSLGERIVWSAAVPCGRCVRCRRGLQQQCLSLQKYGHERMRRGWELSGGFATHTHILDGTPLVRVPEDIPAEVLAPASCATASVAAAIEAAAELVPLEGALVLIAGAGMLGLTATAMAVEAGARVVVSEPIPERRESALAFGASGAADPAAPAGSPTGLAAVLAKTGGRTPAPTVALELSGSPAAARSLLDALDVGGVLVLVGQSVPGPDLGIAPDALIRRLITIRGVHNYASRHLEQAVRFLADAWQRYPFAEQVGETFALADVDAALAARTHPRVAVRP comes from the coding sequence GTGACGATCAAGGCGGTGACCCCGCGCGTCGTCGAGCCGCCGGCGCGCCTGGGGATGGGGGTCAGCGTGTATCCGTCGGCCACGGCCATGGTGTGGCCGGGCGACGCTCACACGCACGAGGCGGTGGCCGTGCCCGGCGTGCGCCTGGCGCCGGGTGACGTGCTGGTCGAGGTCGAGCTGGCGACGGTCTGCGGCACCGATGTGGAGGCGGTGCTCGGTCATCGCCGGACGCAGGCGCCGCTCGTGCTCGGCCACGAGCAGGTCGGCCGTGTGGTCGCGCTCGGCCGCGGTGGCGCGAAGACGACGGACGGACACCGCGTCTCGCTGGGGGAGCGGATCGTCTGGTCCGCCGCCGTCCCGTGCGGACGCTGCGTGCGCTGCCGCCGAGGCCTGCAACAGCAGTGCCTGAGCCTGCAGAAGTACGGACACGAGCGGATGCGCCGCGGCTGGGAGCTGTCGGGCGGCTTCGCCACGCACACGCACATCCTCGACGGCACTCCGCTCGTTCGCGTCCCGGAGGACATCCCGGCCGAGGTCCTCGCCCCGGCGTCGTGCGCGACCGCGTCGGTGGCGGCGGCGATCGAGGCGGCCGCCGAGCTCGTCCCGCTGGAGGGCGCCCTGGTGCTGATCGCCGGCGCCGGGATGCTCGGGCTGACCGCCACGGCGATGGCCGTCGAGGCCGGTGCGCGCGTGGTCGTGAGCGAGCCGATCCCCGAGCGCCGCGAGTCCGCCCTGGCTTTCGGCGCGTCGGGCGCCGCAGACCCGGCCGCGCCCGCGGGTTCTCCGACGGGACTGGCCGCCGTGCTCGCCAAGACGGGCGGCCGCACGCCGGCCCCGACTGTGGCTCTTGAGCTCTCCGGCAGCCCGGCCGCGGCGCGCTCCCTGCTCGACGCGCTCGACGTCGGCGGCGTCCTGGTGCTCGTCGGCCAGTCGGTGCCAGGGCCCGACCTCGGCATCGCGCCGGACGCCCTCATCCGGCGGCTGATCACCATCCGCGGGGTCCACAACTACGCCTCCCGCCATCTGGAGCAGGCCGTGCGGTTCCTGGCCGACGCGTGGCAGCGCTACCCCTTCGCCGAACAGGTCGGCGAGACGTTCGCGCTCGCCGACGTGGATGCGGCGCTCGCCGCCCGCACGCATCCGCGCGTCGCGGTGCGGCCGTAG
- a CDS encoding uracil-DNA glycosylase: MFDRFFDMIRAVPVPDDAELLYGDDELGRLRERNLRRYLAVPHAPILLLGEAPGWRGMTVTGVPFTSVREVDAGVLPGLELPPHPQAPWEASSRVVWETMLDWRGPLPLSWPIYPHHPFVAGKPQTNRTPRSSEVREGAPVALELIRELGVETIVAVGRKAQGALAEAGIEAPAVRHPAQGGARMFSEQLIALNRAMLDAG; encoded by the coding sequence GTGTTCGACCGATTCTTCGACATGATCCGGGCCGTCCCGGTGCCGGACGACGCCGAGCTGCTGTACGGCGACGACGAGCTCGGCCGCCTGCGGGAGCGCAACCTGCGCCGCTACCTCGCGGTGCCGCACGCGCCCATCCTGCTTCTCGGCGAGGCCCCCGGCTGGCGCGGGATGACGGTGACCGGAGTGCCGTTCACCTCGGTCCGCGAAGTGGATGCGGGCGTGCTGCCCGGTCTGGAGCTCCCGCCGCATCCGCAGGCGCCGTGGGAGGCGTCCAGCCGGGTCGTCTGGGAGACGATGCTCGACTGGCGCGGGCCGCTGCCGTTGTCGTGGCCGATCTACCCGCACCACCCGTTCGTCGCCGGCAAACCGCAGACGAACCGCACCCCGCGCTCCTCGGAGGTGCGCGAGGGGGCGCCGGTCGCGCTGGAGCTGATCCGGGAGCTGGGCGTCGAGACGATCGTCGCGGTCGGGCGGAAGGCGCAGGGGGCGCTCGCGGAGGCGGGCATCGAGGCGCCTGCGGTGCGGCATCCCGCGCAGGGCGGAGCGCGGATGTTCTCCGAGCAGCTGATCGCGCTCAACCGGGCTATGCTCGACGCCGGCTGA
- a CDS encoding gamma carbonic anhydrase family protein — protein sequence MLFALPDGGSPQVAEDAWVAPGAHVVGDVTLHPGASVWYGAVVRADNAPIVIGRDSNLQDNVSAHVDPAFPLTVGERVSVGHNAVLHGCTIEDDVLIGMSATILNGARIGTGSLVAAGAVVTQGADIPPRSLVAGVPAKVRRELTDDELRGIAQNAAVYLEKTRQHREAVALD from the coding sequence ATGCTCTTCGCCCTCCCCGACGGAGGCTCGCCCCAGGTCGCCGAGGACGCCTGGGTGGCGCCCGGCGCGCACGTCGTCGGCGACGTCACGCTGCATCCCGGAGCGAGCGTCTGGTACGGCGCGGTCGTGCGTGCCGACAACGCGCCGATCGTCATCGGACGTGATTCGAACCTCCAGGACAACGTCTCCGCGCACGTCGACCCGGCCTTCCCGCTCACCGTCGGCGAGCGCGTCTCCGTCGGCCACAACGCCGTCCTCCACGGCTGCACGATCGAGGACGACGTGCTCATCGGCATGAGCGCGACCATCCTCAACGGCGCCCGCATCGGGACCGGATCGCTCGTCGCCGCCGGAGCCGTCGTCACGCAGGGCGCCGACATCCCGCCGCGATCGCTCGTTGCCGGGGTTCCGGCGAAGGTCCGCCGCGAGCTGACCGACGACGAACTGCGCGGCATCGCGCAGAACGCCGCGGTGTACCTGGAGAAGACGCGGCAGCACCGCGAGGCCGTCGCGCTCGACTGA
- a CDS encoding PadR family transcriptional regulator, whose protein sequence is MSEPRTLTPLAVAALALLAEGPSHPYEMYQTLMQRSEDRLVKVRPGSLYHTVDRMEAHGFVRATGTEREGNRPERTTYEITDAGTRALGERITEIIGTPTNEYPEFPLGLGEAHNLPIETVIALLRKRVALIRADTGVLDGAIADLTQRGVPAKYWLDVRYQRAITATEADVLETLIADLQSGAVSWSEEKH, encoded by the coding sequence ATGTCCGAACCTCGCACCCTCACCCCCCTCGCCGTCGCCGCGCTCGCGCTGCTGGCCGAGGGCCCGTCGCATCCGTACGAGATGTACCAGACGCTCATGCAGCGTTCGGAGGACCGGCTGGTCAAGGTGCGGCCCGGCTCGCTCTACCACACCGTCGATCGGATGGAGGCGCACGGTTTCGTGCGCGCCACCGGCACCGAGCGCGAAGGCAACCGGCCGGAGCGCACCACCTACGAGATCACCGACGCGGGCACCCGCGCGCTGGGGGAGCGCATCACCGAGATCATCGGAACGCCCACCAACGAGTACCCGGAGTTCCCGCTCGGCCTCGGCGAGGCGCACAACCTCCCCATCGAGACCGTGATCGCGCTGCTCCGCAAGCGCGTGGCCTTGATCCGGGCCGACACCGGGGTGCTGGATGGCGCTATCGCCGACCTGACGCAGCGCGGGGTGCCGGCCAAGTACTGGCTGGACGTCCGCTACCAGCGGGCGATCACCGCCACAGAGGCGGACGTGCTCGAAACCCTGATCGCAGACCTCCAATCGGGCGCCGTCTCGTGGTCCGAAGAAAAGCATTGA